In the Populus trichocarpa isolate Nisqually-1 chromosome 1, P.trichocarpa_v4.1, whole genome shotgun sequence genome, aaacacAAAGCAATATTTGAAGACAAATTCAAAGAAAGATTTACCTTACATGTCACATTCTCTCATCTCCTttctcacacactctctcttGTTGTTGGCATTGATTTCTTTGAGGAACTTAACAATAAAAGGCAAGTTTGAATTGTTTTCATCAATAAACGAGATTTCAAAAATGTTAGTGCGTTAAATTATTAGAATATAGGTTTTGTttcctcgtttttttttaaaaaaacttaacattaTTAGtagttaaaaattgaaaatgggaACCCTGAATTTACGATAccctaaaaaattatagattttactttattttttatatggaatCGATAATTTTCATTCTCTTGCACACATTATTTATAATGGGAAATCTGTAAGTTGAACTtaaacgaaaaaataaaaactcaaatttaaaaagtagagttattagtttaaaaaaccctaatttttatattattattcaatttatgtGTAATCATTATGTAACTTGTACCAATCATGCAAGAATCAAAATGCTAGATATATTTGCGCATCATGAGAGTTCATCATATGTCGACATATATTGGGGCTTTGAATATGTTTTACATAAACATACTATTCATATGCAAGCAAGTCTTTGATATGGACTTGTATGGCATTCGCATCAAGGTTgatagagaaaacaaaatatatgatgATGTTTCGACCTTAACGGTATTAAGTATGCATGAAGGTGAAGTGAACGCGCATTTATATATTGATGTTGATCCAGTTATTGATCctgtaacaataaaaatatgccAATGCGTTATTCAAGTAATTTTAAAGATGACAAGCCACCAGGAACCAAATATTTTGCTGCCCATGATCTTGAAGTTGAAAAGTTgatattgtattttgatgatattagtCCTGATAATGATGAAATGGGTTCTGAAATACGtgttgatattgatgttgatagtgatgataatagtaatgGTAATGTTAAATATTCTAGTAGTGATCCTAATGTTGGTTATAAAATGGGGTCTGAAATAGGTGTTGATAATGATATTTGTGGTGATGCTAGAGTTAAGATGGATTATGATAATGAACTAGATgattattatatcttttttaatgaggacgtttgtttaattttgtaatgAGGTTAAAGATGAGTGGATTGATAGTTTACAAGTTAATTTTTCTACTAGTTAGACATTGAATGATGCTTCTAGTTCTGATAATGACTAGAAGATGAGTAGTGACGAAGATAATGTTGATGTAGAAGTTAAAGAATAATCTAGTGATAAGGATAATGAGGATGAAAATGGTAATGAGAGGAAaacgaaaaagaagaagatgaatgtGGATCCAATTGTTGATTTTAGATGTAAAaggtttaaatttatagttgATGTATCAATAAAGTTTGaagaatgttaatttttttcagagATGTATTGTGAGAGTATGAGGTTAAACATGGATATCAtgttaaaagatatattaatcAAAAAGTTAAGGTTGGTGACATATGTATGGGTGATGGTTATGATTAACGTATATATGATTCCCTTGTTCTTGGTAGtcaaatatttatgataaagtCATCGAGGGACAAACACACTTGCATTTGACCTACAAATATAAAAGTTGTAACTTCAACATAGATAACAAAGATATTGCTACCAATAATTAGTGTTGACCCATCTATCTCCAATGAATCACTTTCGATGATTTTGGATGATAAATTTGGTCTTAAGTCATACCATATCCAATTATAGAAAGCTAGGATAAAGGTTAAAGAATTTGAGGAAGGAACTCATAATGAGTCTTTTAAAACACTCCACAAATATATCTAGCTATTGAAGCAAAGATCTTATGTATATTTAGGGTTTGACCctaattataattcaaatgTGCATTCACCATTATCAGATCCAAAATTGAGCACATAACCGGCATGTAGGTCAAGGCACTCTTAGGACTGCCTTGCTTATAGCAAGCCTCAGACCTGAACATAATTCTATCCAAAACTAAAATAGACACTGATATAATAATCAACCATCCTTCTGAAATACTAGATCATAAACACATATATATGTCATCTCAAAAGAATAATCTGAAAACTATTATAATTGTGGAGCTCAAGCTATGCACAATATAacaattcatatatatacaatatAGGTAACAAAATGAGAAAGCCCGCATGAAAAATAAGTGTTAGGCATACCAACTTAAAGTATAAACAAGAACTCCTTCTTAATAAATAGTATTGGATCAACTAATACACATTATAGAtctgaaaagattaaaaagataaGTTTCCCACAACTTAGTGAATAAATGATACCAAACATACAAGTAAGAGACCGAGTTATAACAAGATTTATTCATTAAGTCCATACATGACAAAAATATAACTAATAAAACCACTCACACGTAAGCATAATTCAAGTTATGTCACTCTTTAAGTGTACTATAAGTAAAATCAGATATAAATATAAGAGTACTACACGTCATAAAATCAGATATAAGAATGGTAGAGCATCATAACATATATGTGCAATGGTCATTTTCACAGGCTAGTGTCACCCCCGACTAGCTATggtaatcaaattttattatatggaTATAGGCTAACATTGTCTTGTTTGTTAGCGTAGGTATTCTAACTTGTATAACTCTATAATCCAtatcaaggaccaaaatgattgtttttggaatttagaggtaaaatcctaattttccaaaattcaaggaccaaaatgaaattaCATCATCTTCAATCTCTAAACATATTTTCCAGgattttaacatgatttttttctatataattcttcaataatcccatattttctttctcataTCCAAATTCCTTAAGTTTTGCTCTAATCATAccaacatatattaaatatcaaaatcacaCACTAATTATTCATAATCTACCTCAATCCATGTTTATATGCATATATTACTACCCAcacacaaattaattcaataatccCTTACTTATCAACTAATCTCAtataaaccctaatattttcAATAACTATATGTTAAGAAAAGAAACTCATAACTATGTTATAAAACACTtaggaaagaaataaagaaaacttagaagatatatattttatggcTGATAGCTAGTCTGGGTTATAAGAGAaagttgcaaaaataaaaatgaagaaaaagaagctcCCGgtcaaataagaagaaaataaaacaatgaaaaggtGGGAGAGGTGGCTAGATACACATATGTATATCAAGACTTGGGCACAACTTATgggttataaaaaatatgaaccaaacatagaaaaaaataaattacatgggATAAGACTTTAAGAAGTATATGAGCCTCACACCCTTGAAAGTTTCAACACGTgtatatttgtttgaaaatgatgaaggaAGGCTTTGTTTCTGAATGTAGGCTATTCATTGAAATTGATGGTTGTCATCTCAAAGGTTCATATAGAGGTGTATTGTTGGGTGCGGTTGGTTTGGATGAAAATAATGGACTATCATGTTACATATGCTATTGTTAAGTATGAAAACAATGAAACATAGTGGCGGTTTTTATATGCTTAATTGTATGAATCCATAAAACAAGGTATATATCAGAGACCATTTTGCATAATGTCTAAGAGGAAAAAGGTTAATTTAatcatcataatttaattatattataaattctaTCTTTTCTAAACTTGCATTTAATTTGGAATTATACTATCTAactatcataatttaatttccatAGTTTACCTAAAGTTTTTGTTGAGGTATTCCCATAGGCAACACATAGGCATTATTTGAGGCATATTTATgccaattttaaaaagaaaagctttatggattgaaattaaaaataagcttttaGGATACATCAAAAGCTTACATGAATCtcaattacaatatttatacGAGAGACATTGGGGATATGGACACTAGAGCTGTCAATTGGTTGAAGAACATCTCTACTAAAACTTGGGCAAGGCATATGTTTGACCCTGAAGTTAATGTTAATAACACGAATAATAATTTGGACAAGTCATTCAATAACTAGATTGGAAAATATAAGAGCATGCCAATTCTTTTGTTACTAGAGAAGGTTAGATTGAAACCCATAACTAGGTTTCATGACATATTCGCTCAATCTAAAAACTAGACAATAAAGACCATACCTCATGTTAAGAGAGTGTTTGGTAAAtttgttggaaaaaataataatgtgagAATGATTGCAACTATTTATGATGAATACCAAGTTTATGAGGGCCAAACAAGGCATTGTgttaatttggaaaaaaaactactGTTCATGTGGAGAATAGACAATGATTGGTAAATGTTGTCCATTGTATTAAtcataaaagaattgagttagAATATTTGTATAGTGAGCATTGCAATGtggatatatttaaaaaagcatACTTTAAAGCGATGTATCCATTACCGAAAACTAATCttgatcctaaaaaaaaagatgtaattGTTTTACCTCTAAAACTTAAAAGGAGTGTAGGTAGaccaaaaaaagaacaaacaaaGGGATGAAGGAGAAGATCAACCTGATACAGCTAGGAAGAGGTCTTCCACACTTTTTTGCAACATTAACAGACATTATAGATAAAATTTCAGGACGTGCCAACAAGATAGTCCTAAGCAAATTGCTAGTAACAGTGTTGTGAGATGATCCAGTTATGTTGGAAGGGGATCTGGAAGTTCTGACAGGTGATCAAGAGGATCCAACACTATTGGGAGAAGGTTCGGACTTCCTAGTAGAGGCTCAAACAAAGGCTCAAGAGttttaaaaggaagaaaaggaggCAAAAGTGATGCTGGTACATCCTCCTCACAATAATCAACCCAAACATGAGTGATTTTTCTAAACATGCATCATAGTTTTATAGATAAATGAAACAATTTACAATTACTaatcaatgttgttttttacaatATGCAGGTTCGTGGTGCTAAAGCTAGTTCTCAACAATATACCTAAAAAAGCTGTCGTGGTTGAAGATGTATTCAAGATTGATGACTTTTAAATGTTACATtactattatttatatgaatggaTGTTATATTGTGGATCATTATGTTTATCATGTTAGGTATCGGTTTAACTATTTATGGATGCTTGTTAAGTGTATGTTAGTTGTTTGCATGCTATTTAAGTAGCATGCTTTTGATAAGATTGATATGGATTTGCATGCATCTTCACTATACTAGGGAATACATTCACTATGTCTTTTTTCTTacttaataaaaacaacatagtTGTTACAAACATAAATATTGCACATACTAAATTAGTTACCACAAATAATTTTACACTTGCTAAAATAGCTTTCATATTGTGATTCTTGATCCAAACTCTATGTAAACATCTTTCAATTTCCTCACTTCATCTACTATTCGGTGAATATCATTAGCATCATTAACACCTCTTTCCCCTCTCGTAGTTAATTTACTTGCATTCATAGGTTTGCACCAGTCAATGAAGGTATTTTACATTATTTACCACTGCATTTATAAAATAGCCTTTTTtactagcttttattttttatattttgattgcaACTCTCTTTCCATATTTCATGCACTTTCTATTCTTGAATTTTAGTTCATCCAAGTTGTACCAACTTTGTATGCTATTAGCACTTGATGGAGATGATGTCATGttcataataattttgtattgtGGTTGTGTTAATTGTGGAATtatggtgaaaataaaaaaggaattgtTAAGATGTTATTTATAAGTTATGATGAAACTTGGCTGGGTTGCTTTgatggaaaaggaaaaataaaattttttcaggtttgatAGGTTTATTTGATGGAATTATGGTGAAAAAAATGGAGGATATTTTGGGGAAGATGATGGGGAGGATGCTAGAATTTTTGTTTGCTAATGCATGCTTGAATGTGGCAGGAAACTGTTGCTAAACAGTGTAATTTATAGCATTTTTGTAATTGTTGAGATGTTGTTTATGATTTATAGTGAAAATTGGTTGGGTTGTTTTGATGGAAAaggaaatattaaatttttcaagGTTTGACAGGTTTATTTGATAgaattatgatgaaaataagGAAGGATATGTTAGGGAAGATGCTGGATTTTTTGctaaatactataatttatgGCATTTTTGTAACTAAATGAAAACTACCAAtgacactttaaaaaaaaaaaaccaaactactCTAATGgcattttagttattattaaccTTTAGGGGTTTTCTAGTCTTTAACCCAAATATAATGGcacttttgcaaaaaaaaaatactttttttattgatttgttttttgcgCCAACTTTCAAGAATGTAAAATTTTACTTGCCATCAAAATACATGATGaaaaatgtaatatttaaaagtatgattgcaaagtgaaaaaataaaaatcaaacctggGAATGCTAAGCGTAATTTTTCCTTTACTCATTTACCCTCTTACTAGATGCACGAAGGCCTTTTGGCCCATTAAACACGCATGCAACACCATTCTTCTTACATCtcatgttgaaataaaagcatGCCACATTCATCatctgctatatatatatatatataaatggcactctattttttttttcaggtatCGCTAGCATGTTTTCTagtaggaaaaaaatcaaatcgtgTAAAGGTTGACTCGATATGACTTAGTCAACTTGACGGATTCAAAGACAACCCAGATGACCATTAAAAACatagtttctaaaaaaattcaagacatcttttttttataaaaaaaataagacaaaaacatattagatcaatTTAGGTCAACCCGTACTAACCTGTTAAATTCACGACTCGGGTAAAAAGACTAAGACAACCCCATAGCaagcaaatcgaaacaaattatgaaacctaattctcaattacaccaatgttgaatgatgaaattaaaaacaaatcaattaaaaaaagacacaagtcaacctgagttaaacTACCAAACCCGCAACTCGGGTAATGaaaccaagataacctcataaaaagcaaaccaaaaaaattataaaatctaattctaaatcaaccaaatattgaagaatggaattgaaaaaaaattaataaaaaacatgacaaaaaacTAAGTTAACCCACTAAATACGCGATTTaaatcatgagaccatgataaaaaaatctaatattaaatgatgtaataaaaaaaaactaaaccttaaaaaatcctaaaccttgaaaaaaaaaatagtgttcaaGCTAGCAGCTTTGTGATGAGAATAGCACTGAATACCCCTTCAtgaaaaatagcaaaacaaataacaaagcaatTTAAATTAACAATGTACTGGGAGGAGGGGACAATGAATTTCTctcctcatttaatttttattaaataattatttatttaatcaattttttttatatattttttttaaataagaaactTAAGTAGAAATAATTAGTAACTAAATACAGTTATCTCAAAAACCATCAAATGTAAGGataattactattttgtttacttgttaacaaatttaatattttcaatttaaataacaacattttcaactcaaataatatatatctatttttaaactagctcaataaatttaatttagatattctttaaaataataaattatttttcaacaacttCGACAATACAAGcgacaaaaaatattgattttgtagCAAGTGGCTCCCACACATGTGAATTGGATGGAGAGAGCATATTATCAAAGCACACAAGTAGGCTCTGCCGCAATTTGGTGTGCAATTTGTAGCAAGTGGCTCCCACACATGTGAATTAGATGGGGATAGCATGTTATCCTCAACTTAAGGTATTAGATGAAGCTTCATATGAGCACACCATAGCCAGAGTCATCAAACATGTCATCTCACCGTATCAGATTCTCCACGCGAAACTCCAGGAGCAGCTTCAAGAAGCCTTCCTCTTCCTGTATAGCTCCCGAATTCGATTAACTAAATTCACTTTTAACACTTACGCCTGAGGCTTTACTACTTTTCTGCAACAACCAAATCTCTAATGCCAGCACCCCAAAGATGATAACATCAGATTCCTTGTTTCCCTTGCTTGTGAGAATACCAATGATATATCTAGTGAGAGTGGTGACAATGTAGTTGACATGATAATGAGAACTgtacaatatattttaataagtgGAAGGGCTAAGATTTAGCAGTTGAGCCGGGTGGCTAATTTATAAATCTTTAAACAGAGTGAACTTAAACTGTTCAATTGGACATGAATTTGTACTCagtttcaaagaaaatcaatttcagAAAAGACGTCAAAATTGATCAgtacaaaagaaaaagggaaaaattaaatgttttaactGGATAagaatctcaaattaattacaCTGGTCATCAATTTAACCTTCGTGTAGAAGCATGGCAGATGCagaagaagctgaagaagaTGCGGTGAACTGGGAAGAATTAGTGTTGTAACTATAACTTGAAGATTTGTTCATCCCTCCTTCAGAATCTGTAAGGCCATAGGAcattattgaaagtgaagatgCAGATATTGGCGGGGCGAAATATGATGGCACGGGCATCTTTGATGGGAGAATAGGCAATGGAGCATCAAAATTAAGTACGTGAAGTGCTTGCCGAATTGAGGGTCTAAGATGTTCATCCGGATGAGCACACGAAAGGCCGACAATCATCAAGCGTTCCATCTGCGTCTTGTTAAAATCTCCGCATAGTCTTGGGTCAACTGCTTCAAGTAGCTTTCCTTCACCATAGAGCTCCCAAACCCACTGCACCATGGACACCTGATCTTCATTACTGGCCTTtgggttgataggttttcttcCACAAGCTATCTCCAATGCAACAATTCCAAAACTGTAAACATCTGACTCTCTGCTAGCCTTGCCTGTCATTGCACACTCTGGAGCCATGTAGCCCATAGTCCCTGCCAAAACTGTTGTTTGAGAACCTTTTCCATGGTCTACAAGCCTAGCCAAACCAAAATCCCCAAGCTTAGCATTGAATTCTGAGTCCAACATAATGTTGCTAGACTTTATATCTCTATGCACCACACATTGTTCCCATTCTTCATGCAAGTACAACAGCCCCGATGCTAAGCCTTGCACTATTTTGTACCTCACCTCCCATGTCAACAAGCTAGTTTCTTTGAAAAGATGGGAGTCTAAGCTTCCATGAGGCATGAATTCGTAAACAAGTAAAAGCTCCTTTCTTTCATGACACCAACCAATGAGTTGGACTAAGTTCCTGTGTCTCAATCGGCTAATGATCTTTACCTCTGCTGCATATTCTTTAATCCCTTGTTTAGAACCTCTTGATACTCTCTTCACAGCAACGAATGAATCAATCCCCTTCAAAAAACCTTTATAGACACCACCGAACCCACCCTCACCTAGCTTCTCTTCATCCTTGAAGTTATTTGTAGCTCGAGCCAATTCTTGGTAAGAGAACTTCTTTGGTCCTGTTCCcctttcaaattcatcatccaTGTACTCTTCAAGGACATGACCATCTCCTTCATCTTCTTCGTGCCCACGCATAAACTTAATAACAATCCCAACCAAAGCGGCCCCAACAACTATAGCACCACCTCCAACACCCAATCCAACTGCCAGTCCTGTCCTGTTCTTTTTCCGATTCCTAAGAGAACCACCATTTGGCGGAGAAGCTGCAGCTGGATCTAGTGGATTGGTAGCTGGATCTATTGGATTGGTAACATTATCATCAATTTCTAAGCTTGAACTAAAATCCCACGAGTAAAGGGTATGTAGGGCAGATGCACTTCCTGTTGAAGCCGAAAAGCCAAAACTAACTCTTTCTGGCAGGTAATCCCTCAAACTAACTATTTGACTAAGGAATTGCATTTCTACAGTGTTATTTCTATAACCAGTGAAGGCGACACTCAGATTATGTGTACTTGAATTATAACTAATCCAAGCTTCAGTTATTCTCCCTCCACTAATATCACACGGCCAAGTAATATTATTTACAGATTGCATAGAGTTGATGTCAATACCAACATGCTCGCCTGGTGGATCAAAATAATTTGGGTAGATATCGAACTCCACAGCAACAAAATGATTAGCCGTTGTGTTTAGTAGCTGATCACGCCTTGTAAGACCTAGACCTGCACCCTCAGAGAGATTAGACGGAAGCTTTGATCCTTCTGGCGCAAGAAAGAAAGCCAGTCCATCTCCGTATGCAGTTCGACGTTGCGAATCGATGGAAAAAGAGAAATGGGTAGTGAAGTCTGTAAGATTCCCCGAGGCCTCGTCCCAAAGCTGCATCGGTTTGTAATACGTGGCTCGACCGGAACTTGAATTCATATTAGCATTTCTTAGATTTTTGGTGAGCTGAATAGCTCCATCTGCAGGATATGCTTCCTCGTATGAGATGTTTTGATCGGCGCCAACAATAAAGCTGGTGAAGTTGAAAGATAATCCACTCGCAGAAGGGATTATTAGTGTGAAAAGagttgagaaaacaaaaggaagaaatggAACAGGAGGCTTTCCCATGAAGGAAGTTGAAATTGTAGTGCTGCTATGCTTGGGGGTTAGGAAAATTGCAGAATTTCTTTAGTTAATAAGGGCAGGTATAAGCGTGTCTGTGGCGTTAATTTGCATGGTAATGAAATGTTTATTTCCAGCCACTGCGTGGACCTAAAAACACGGTCGCCTCAAGTGGGAGCCTTTGTTTATTAGCATTAGTTAAGAGTTGTAGGACTTTCAAGATAGGCTGCCGTTTGAATGTACTTGAAACCTTCTTGACAATTGACTTGTTGTCTCTGCCGCCTCTTCAGTGTGAACCaagtcattaattaataatttctttgtttggtttgtaaatcaataaaaaaaaattattcaacgttgaaaaaacatattattttttaagtgtttataattatatgtttttacgtaaattaaatgaaacaaataacatgaactctttgaatctctttctaattctatgaatatttataatatcaaaataaaatatttgacacttttgatattataattatatctactaaattaattcttttttgaagttatttattttaattttaatatttataattgttgGGATAACACTGAATAAATagctatttaatttaattcaagatataattatttttttaacagttaTAATGTTTTATTGTAATGTTTTAAATCTATATGAACTTGTTACTACacagagaaaaatatatacaaaacaaacatattttctttttttatctttttttcttattttttcataggTTTAAAAGGTTTGGTTGTATCTTAAAGATGTTGTATTTGTATGAGACAAATAAACACTTTAAGAACAATATTTTTCACACCTTAAAAACAGCTCTATATTTGTTTCCATACCTAAACAATTTactaacattaacaaaattaacattattaacaaaaaaaaaaaaactaaaggaggaAGGGGTTTTACTCTTCACATTACTCTATTcatttcaatattgttttttttttcttttttttctttaatttgtgttttttttttcaatttcaattctattcttcaacattatatttattgaagattatacttcataatgttttttaattcactttttataaggttatctcagaTCCATGATCCGGGCTgtaggtttgacaggttaactctattgacttgattttttttcttctttttctaataaacttttgttttaatcaattttatcatttaacattaggttAACTAGAAATTAGATTTTACGATTTGTCTCGGTTTGCTTTCGATGATATTATCTtcatctcatgactcgagtcacggGGTTGTCAAGTTAATCCTGGTttacttgagttgtttttttgtgtttttttaattaattttttttcaattttatttttcaacactaggttgattgagaattaagcttcataatttgtctcaattttatttttattatgttatcctgatctcataactcgagttacaagtttaacaggttaacatggttgactcaagttatttttattaaatctttttttattgatttttttttaattttatccttcaatattaggcttattgaaaattgagtttcgtaatttattttaatttattttttataggattgtctcaatttttattaaaaaaatctcatcttaaatatttattttgagtgaaACTGTATTTTTACTTATCATTTAGGTTATCTTTTTAGACCCGCTAAGATGCTCTAGTCATGTTAAATCAATTCCcacacaattttaaaaacaaaatctactataaaaaatacgagcaataccaaaataatttttttacaaaagaaaatatcataCCCGTACAGTGTCTAAAGTTCATTATCCACGTACGGCATTCTCACCGAGATAACCTTTCAATCTCCCCTCTATTTCTCTTCCTTGCTTACCTATTATTTCGAGTTTTTCTATGATACATCCTTgttgaaaaacaactaaaacaaaacGTGGAATCAATGGAGCTCCATtcatattttctattattttgtcTTTCCCGTTGAAAAATTCATGCTTTTAAATTAGagttattttggtatttccaTAAGGTACattaatcattattaatttattcaggactatttttatctattcaatgttttaataaacagtaaaataatcaaaatatcctgagagttataaaaaataagtagcCTCGGGTAGAagtatttagatatttttgttttttcatacacaataaaattacaCATGTATCTTTGGATGCAAGACATTGAATTCATTATAATAAGAGGTATTTAGATCTTTTTATATGGTGCAttagtttattaattattaatttgtttggaGGTATTTTCATCTATTCAATGTtttaatgaacaataaaataaccaaaatacccacgggaattagagaaaaaaaaagtgatcttGGGTAGGGGtatttggataatatttttgtattttcatacataGTAACATTACACATGTACCTTTGGATGCAAGATGTAGAATTCATTATAGTCAAGGGTATTTAGGTCTTTTAGCCtcgatttttttgttaattataagtTTGGTTGAGGGTAGTaatgtaatttaaaattaaaataataattttatatttaaaaagttgttGATGCTTGCAGAACATGCGCCCACCTGTTGGAGTTACCACACATTTTGGGCAGCGCATGCAGTGGTTTTTAGCAGTCAAAAATAGGCTTTCATTGTCTCAGTTTATTCCTCGTCGTCCTCTCTTTCATTATAGGCGACGCTTGTTCTTCAAATGTGGTTAGTGTATCACTGatgatcctttttctttctttctttatttctctctccttcccAGTAAATATATTATGGTcctcattattattgttatttcagATTCAGATATTTTAgctttgattactatttttagtcattttctcttttgttgaaattttatttgttttcaatttaactcttggtgtttaatttgtatatataatttcgATTCGTTTcttctacttttaatttttaatttttttcgtttgcttttttgtcaaagttattatggctttcaattttattcttcaaatcaagttcatactttttattttttcaataataataataatgatgaagataataatattattgatgataatagtaataatgatgatgataataataattatgataataattataaaaagagtaatgaaaa is a window encoding:
- the LOC127904915 gene encoding L-type lectin-domain containing receptor kinase IX.1-like isoform X1; translation: MGKPPVPFLPFVFSTLFTLIIPSASGLSFNFTSFIVGADQNISYEEAYPADGAIQLTKNLRNANMNSSSGRATYYKPMQLWDEASGNLTDFTTHFSFSIDSQRRTAYGDGLAFFLAPEGSKLPSNLSEGAGLGLTRRDQLLNTTANHFVAVEFDIYPNYFDPPGEHVGIDINSMQSVNNITWPCDISGGRITEAWISYNSSTHNLSVAFTGYRNNTVEMQFLSQIVSLRDYLPERVSFGFSASTGSASALHTLYSWDFSSSLEIDDNVTNPIDPATNPLDPAAASPPNGGSLRNRKKNRTGLAVGLGVGGGAIVVGAALVGIVIKFMRGHEEDEGDGHVLEEYMDDEFERGTGPKKFSYQELARATNNFKDEEKLGEGGFGGVYKGFLKGIDSFVAVKRVSRGSKQGIKEYAAEVKIISRLRHRNLVQLIGWCHERRELLLVYEFMPHGSLDSHLFKQTSLLTWEVRYKIVQGLASGLLYLHEEWEQCVVHRDIKSSNIMLDSEFNAKLGDFGLARLVDHGKGSQTTVLAGTMGYMAPECAMTGKASRESDVYSFGIVALEIACGRKPINPKASNEDLVSMVQWVWELYGEGKLLEAVDPRLCGDFNKTQMERLMIVGLSCAHPDEHLRPSIRQSLHILNFDAPLPILPSKMPVPSYFAPPIPASSLSIMSYGLADSEGGMNKSSSYSYNTNSSQFTTSSSASSASAMLPHEG
- the LOC127904915 gene encoding L-type lectin-domain containing receptor kinase IX.1-like isoform X4; protein product: MGKPPVPFLPFVFSTLFTLIIPSASGLSFNFTSFIVGADQNISYEEAYPADGAIQLTKNLRNANMNSSSGRATYYKPMQLWDEASGNLTDFTTHFSFSIDSQRRTAYGDGLAFFLAPEGSKLPSNLSEGAGLGLTRRDQLLNTTANHFVAVEFDIYPNYFDPPGEHVGIDINSMQSVNNITWPCDISGGRITEAWISYNSSTHNLSVAFTGYRNNTVEMQFLSQIVSLRDYLPERVSFGFSASTGSASALHTLYSWDFSSSLEIDDNVTNPIDPATNPLDPAAASPPNGGSLRNRKKNRTGLAVGLGVGGGAIVVGAALVGIVIKFMRGHEEDEGDGHVLEEYMDDEFERGTGPKKFSYQELARATNNFKDEEKLGEGGFGGVYKGFLKGIDSFVAVKRVSRGSKQGIKEYAAEVKIISRLRHRNLVQLIGWCHERKELLLVYEFMPHGSLDSHLFKETSLLTWEVRYKIVQGLASGLLYLHEEWEQCVVHRDIKSSNIMLDSEFNAKLGDFGLARLVDHGKGSQTTVLAGTMGYMAPECAMTGKASRESDVYSFGIVALEIACGRKPINPKASNEDLVSMVQWVWELYGEGKLLEAVDPRLCGDFNKTQMERLMIVGLSCAHPDEHLRPSIRQSLHILNFDAPLPILPSKMPVPSYFAPPIPASSLSIMSYGLADSEGGMNKSSSYSYNTNSSQFTTSSSASSASAMLPHEG
- the LOC127904915 gene encoding L-type lectin-domain containing receptor kinase IX.1-like isoform X2 — its product is MGKPPVPFLPFVFSTLFTLIIPSASGLSFNFTSFIVGADQNISYEEAYPADGAIQLTKNLRNANMNSSSGRATYYKPMQLWDEASGNLTDFTTHFSFSIDSQRRTAYGDGLAFFLAPEGSKLPSNLSEGAGLGLTRRDQLLNTTANHFVAVEFDIYPNYFDPPGEHVGIDINSMQSVNNITWPCDISGGRITEAWISYNSSTHNLSVAFTGYRNNTVEMQFLSQIVSLRDYLPERVSFGFSASTGSASALHTLYSWDFSSSLEIDDNVTNPIDPATNPLDPAAASPPNGGSLRNRKKNRTGLAVGLGVGGGAIVVGAALVGIVIKFMRGHEEDEGDGHVLEEYMDDEFERGTGPKKFSYQELARATNNFKDEEKLGEGGFGGVYKGFLKGIDSFVAVKRVSRGSKQGIKEYAAEVKIISRLRHRNLVQLIGWCHERKELLLVYEFMPHGSLDSHLFKETSLLTWEVRYKIVQGLASGLLYLHEEWEQCVVHRDIKSSNIMLDSEFNAKLGDFGLARLVDHGKGSQTTVLAGTMGYMAPECAMTGKASRESDVYSFGIVALEIACGRKPINPKASNEDQVSMVQWVWELYGEGKLLEAVDPRLCGDFNKTQMERLMIVGLSCAHPDEHLRPSIRQALHVLNFDAPLPILPSKMPVPSYFAPPISASSLSIMSYGLTDSEGGMNKSSSYSYNTNSSQFTASSSASSASAMLLHEG